From Alienimonas californiensis, a single genomic window includes:
- a CDS encoding aldo/keto reductase: MEQRRLGRTELSVSLLSVGGLYTSSLAGGEEETARIMRRAVDLGINAIDTAPAYADSEATVGRAIAGLEAPLVVTTKLGGRPQPFDARDAAGLRASVEESLRLLGRETIDVLMVHEPDRPQQYPWWTSYDPLDGPVLQLIDELKAAGTIRFAGLAGTTVTELTALVKSDRFDVVLTAFNYNALFREARDTVIPAAVERDMGVALASALGQGFLTKRADDELAEKPVWLAEARRRQFLAYYELLDELGIAPAELCLRFATSDPHVSTVPIGCKTVEHLEAAVAAVEKGPLPADVRSRLDEIAALLPRRPYEEPMILPFDKKYFGPGPANVGAAVPVGRLALNEDH; the protein is encoded by the coding sequence ATGGAACAGCGTCGTCTCGGCCGCACCGAACTCTCCGTCAGCCTGCTGTCGGTCGGCGGGCTTTATACGTCGTCGCTCGCCGGCGGGGAGGAGGAGACGGCCCGGATTATGCGTCGGGCCGTCGACCTCGGGATCAATGCGATCGACACCGCCCCCGCCTACGCGGACAGCGAGGCGACTGTGGGGCGGGCGATCGCCGGGCTGGAGGCGCCGCTGGTCGTCACCACGAAGCTCGGCGGCCGGCCGCAGCCGTTCGACGCCCGGGACGCCGCGGGGCTGCGGGCGTCAGTCGAGGAGAGCCTGCGACTGCTCGGCCGTGAAACGATCGACGTGCTGATGGTGCACGAGCCGGACCGCCCGCAGCAGTACCCGTGGTGGACGAGCTACGACCCGCTCGACGGGCCGGTGTTGCAACTCATCGACGAACTGAAAGCGGCCGGCACGATCCGCTTCGCCGGGCTGGCGGGTACGACGGTGACCGAACTCACCGCCTTGGTGAAGAGCGACCGGTTCGACGTGGTCCTCACTGCGTTCAACTACAACGCGCTGTTCCGCGAGGCCCGCGACACGGTGATCCCCGCCGCGGTCGAGCGGGACATGGGGGTGGCGCTCGCTTCGGCGCTCGGTCAGGGGTTCTTGACGAAGCGGGCGGACGACGAACTCGCGGAGAAACCGGTCTGGCTCGCCGAGGCCCGCCGCCGACAGTTCCTCGCCTACTACGAACTGCTGGACGAATTGGGGATCGCCCCGGCGGAGTTGTGCCTGCGGTTCGCGACCAGCGACCCGCATGTGTCGACCGTTCCGATCGGCTGCAAGACGGTCGAGCACCTCGAGGCCGCCGTCGCGGCCGTCGAGAAGGGCCCGCTGCCCGCGGACGTCCGCTCCCGGCTCGACGAGATCGCTGCCCTGCTGCCCCGGCGGCCTTACGAGGAGCCGATGATCCTGCCCTTCGATAAGAAGTATTTTGGCCCGGGACCGGCGAACGTCGGGGCGGCGGTCCCGGTCGGCCGGCTCGCTTTGAACGAGGATCACTGA
- a CDS encoding sulfatase family protein, which produces MTASTALAALLLVAASPGAAADGGRPNVVLIFTDDQGYQDVGCFGSPDIKTPHLDRMAAEGLRLTSFYAQPVCGVSRAALMTGCYPIRVAEPGNVKRLHTVPHPREETLAEVLRDAGYATALIGKWHLVEPSRRGPERFDPTMMPNARGFDFFYGTPMFNGYTVRTDDTAFRSPMYRNEMVEVPAVENWDRITADLTREATAWIRERGDEPFFLYLSHNLPHIPLGASEDFKGTSAAGPYGDAIEEIDWSCGEILKTLKELNLDENTLVVFTSDNGPWVETTKGMKPGGEPFIPREHSGRAEPLRGWKMSAWEGGSRVPFVARWPGRIPAGRVSDELLTTMDLLPTFASLAGAELPPVTLDGTDAIAFLTGTTDESPRDEYLYYSGCLLTGVRSGRWKLVLPREANPSGLGWWGRMIDAVPETQLYDLDRDPGETTDVAAAHPEVVVRLTARVEAARVELGDLDRTGAGARFFDDGPRRLQVPINPRRRPAAKETR; this is translated from the coding sequence ATGACCGCTTCGACCGCACTGGCTGCGCTTCTGCTCGTCGCGGCGTCCCCCGGGGCGGCCGCGGACGGGGGGCGACCGAACGTGGTGCTGATCTTTACGGACGATCAGGGCTACCAAGACGTCGGCTGCTTCGGTTCGCCGGACATCAAGACGCCGCATCTGGACCGCATGGCCGCCGAGGGGCTCCGGCTGACGAGCTTCTACGCCCAGCCGGTCTGCGGGGTCTCGCGGGCCGCGCTGATGACCGGCTGCTACCCCATCCGCGTCGCGGAGCCGGGCAACGTGAAACGGTTGCACACCGTCCCGCACCCGCGGGAAGAGACGCTCGCCGAGGTCCTCCGCGACGCCGGGTACGCCACGGCGCTGATCGGGAAGTGGCATCTCGTCGAGCCGAGCCGCCGCGGACCGGAGCGGTTCGATCCGACCATGATGCCGAACGCCCGCGGGTTCGACTTTTTCTACGGCACGCCGATGTTCAACGGATATACCGTGCGGACGGACGATACGGCATTCCGCAGTCCGATGTATCGCAACGAAATGGTCGAGGTCCCCGCCGTCGAAAACTGGGACCGCATCACGGCCGACCTCACCCGCGAGGCGACCGCCTGGATCCGCGAACGCGGCGACGAGCCGTTCTTCCTGTACCTGTCCCACAACCTCCCCCACATCCCGCTGGGAGCGTCGGAGGACTTCAAGGGCACGTCCGCGGCCGGGCCCTACGGAGACGCGATCGAGGAGATCGACTGGTCCTGCGGGGAGATCCTGAAGACGCTGAAGGAACTGAACCTCGACGAGAACACGTTGGTCGTCTTTACCTCGGACAACGGCCCGTGGGTGGAGACGACCAAGGGAATGAAGCCGGGCGGCGAGCCGTTCATTCCCCGGGAGCACTCCGGCCGGGCGGAGCCGCTGCGGGGGTGGAAGATGTCGGCGTGGGAGGGCGGTTCCCGCGTGCCGTTCGTCGCCCGGTGGCCCGGCCGCATCCCGGCGGGGCGGGTCTCGGACGAGTTACTGACCACGATGGACTTGCTGCCGACGTTTGCCTCCCTCGCCGGCGCCGAGTTGCCCCCGGTGACGCTCGACGGGACCGATGCGATCGCATTCCTCACCGGGACGACCGACGAGAGCCCCCGGGACGAATACCTGTATTACAGCGGCTGTCTGCTGACGGGCGTACGGTCCGGGCGGTGGAAGCTCGTGCTGCCCCGCGAGGCGAACCCGTCGGGGTTGGGCTGGTGGGGGCGGATGATCGACGCCGTGCCCGAGACGCAGTTGTACGACCTCGACCGCGATCCCGGCGAAACGACGGACGTCGCCGCCGCGCACCCGGAGGTCGTCGTCCGATTGACGGCCCGAGTCGAGGCCGCCCGGGTTGAACTCGGCGATCTCGACCGGACCGGAGCCGGCGCCCGCTTCTTCGACGACGGCCCCCGCCGCCTGCAGGTCCCGATCAACCCCCGACGCCGCCCCGCCGCGAAAGAGACGCGATGA
- a CDS encoding NHL repeat-containing protein yields MTRAPLPRPVRRATTGAIAAAVGVLFAVAPAPAAESEVTHSFLAFGKTTCRVDETGESTPVYPASTRDGYELPDGTLVLTLSRSRSHPGGAVVEVAPGGAETVLWEGTQSEVNGAQPTDAGTVVLTEAGERPRLLEVDREGTVLVEFPLVCQTENHHLQTRMARKLADGTYLVPHLLDFAVVQYDAEGRVLKRFDTTLPGDENRSVHTWPFTAIRHGDGRTLVCCTNGNRVMDFDADGNVVWTLSNEDLPGPWLQDPCGGQVLPNGNVVVTSYAAGRRNAKAPKLFEVTPDKEVVWTYRDGRKVGIHHFQILTNDGERLAGPPMK; encoded by the coding sequence ATGACCCGTGCTCCCCTCCCCCGCCCCGTCCGCCGTGCGACGACGGGGGCGATCGCCGCCGCCGTCGGCGTCCTCTTCGCGGTCGCCCCGGCCCCCGCGGCGGAGTCCGAGGTGACGCACAGCTTCCTCGCGTTCGGCAAGACGACGTGCCGCGTCGACGAAACCGGCGAATCGACGCCGGTCTACCCGGCGAGCACCCGCGACGGGTACGAACTGCCGGACGGCACGCTCGTGCTCACGCTGAGCCGGTCCAGGTCGCACCCGGGCGGGGCCGTCGTGGAGGTCGCGCCGGGCGGCGCGGAGACGGTTCTCTGGGAAGGCACGCAGTCCGAGGTGAACGGCGCCCAACCCACGGACGCCGGCACGGTCGTCCTCACCGAGGCCGGCGAACGGCCGCGGCTGCTGGAAGTCGACCGCGAGGGGACGGTCCTCGTTGAATTCCCCCTCGTCTGCCAGACGGAGAACCACCACCTTCAGACCCGCATGGCCCGCAAGCTGGCGGACGGAACGTACCTTGTCCCCCACCTGCTCGATTTCGCCGTCGTGCAGTACGACGCGGAGGGCCGCGTGCTGAAGCGGTTCGACACGACCCTCCCCGGAGACGAGAACCGCTCCGTCCACACGTGGCCCTTCACCGCGATCCGTCACGGCGACGGCCGAACACTGGTGTGCTGCACGAACGGAAACCGCGTGATGGATTTCGACGCCGACGGGAACGTCGTCTGGACATTGTCCAACGAGGACCTGCCCGGTCCGTGGCTGCAGGACCCGTGCGGGGGCCAAGTGCTGCCGAACGGGAACGTCGTCGTCACCAGCTACGCCGCGGGACGGCGGAACGCGAAGGCCCCGAAACTGTTCGAGGTGACCCCCGATAAGGAGGTCGTTTGGACCTACAGGGACGGCCGGAAGGTGGGCATCCACCACTTCCAGATCCTCACGAACGACGGTGAGCGCCTAGCCGGCCCGCCGATGAAGTAA